The genomic DNA GTAGGTTCAGTCCCATATTCCCGGGCTCAGCCAACTCTGCACCAACCGTcctttatattaattttttattcaTTTGAGTTGATTAATTGGTTGAAGAGATTCACCAAAATGTATTATAATATATTTGGATGGTGTCGAATACTGACCATAACAAATTGTGCATTGGAGCAACCAAACCCGGTTCCCTTTTTGATTATTTGACAATGATAACAGGACCCACAAAACTGGAAAAATGGGCATTGCACTGGAGATGGTCTTATGCCCTCATTTTCATACCCtttattattttatctttaataattatattaattatatttatatttttctgTATATTATTTTTGTTCGGTGAACCATTTTTCTACCAAATTTATATTTGTctcatattttaatattataaagtTTTTATTTTAGTTAATACCCAACTTATTTTTTATGTATTTAAAGTGTTTAGTTTATAAGTTGTAGTCATAAAATTTGTAAGTTGTTTTCTGaatcaaaaattaatattttcaaaatgatactaatattataatacatattTGATTTTCTAAAAATTCCATTGGTTCAGAAAAATTATGTaccaaataataatattcattcaTATATAGATTCATTAATCATCCAGATATTTGAATTATTCATATTAATGTATTCAGATTTAACAAATAAGCCATTACTAATATATTGAAATAGATATAGAAATAATTAAAAATGTAGAATATTCGGGTTCTCTAGAGGCTTCCCCCGTCTTCAAAAACTTGTCTTTTCGTTCTGAGTCATCCTCCTCGTAGACCACAATTCGAACAAACTCCTGCTTGCACAAAGGTACCATTTTTATCCATCTATTGCTTCTCTAATTTGTTAATAAATCTATGTTATtgctttttttttttttatcagtatgcttatattttttatttatatcaATAATTTATTCATGAAAATATGTGGAAATAAACCAAAGAACTGAGAATTATTGTAATGTTCGAGGCTTAAGTGATTTTCTTGGAGACCATTATTCAATTCATATATGTATacgtatatatgtatgtatgtctGTATGCATTCTGTTCTGTTGTGATTACAGATATCGAGttatttgtttgtgttttaaAGATATCACCTTTTTGTGTTTTTCTGCTATGATATACATGAATTAAAAGTCTTATGTATTAAATTAGCGTCTTTTCATTTTGTGTGGTCTGTTTTTATGGCTGAAATTGAATTATTGAAACTAGTTGCTTCttgattattttttaaattttgtatTATTACATATTTTTGCAACATTTATTCTCATGCTGTCACTATTTGTTGTGCACTTCACTGCTAATTTGTTTGTTTGGTAATTAGGGTAGCTTGAATTTTGCATTTTTGGATAAATTAGTTTTGGATTACAGGGGTTGCGTTGGTGAGTAGAAGATGCAGAGGAATAGAGAGAATAGTGATGATGAAATGAAGGCTGGTAACTTGTTTGATGATTTCCGGGATCGTACAAGTACGATGCCTAGCATATTTGGGGGAAGGGATCCGTTTGATGACCCTTTCACTCGTCCATTTGGTAGTATTTCCGGGTCTGGAATGTTCAATTCTAGTGGTCCATTTGGTAGTTCATCACAAGTTAGTGAAATGAAAGGACCGGTTATTGAGGAACTGTTTAGTGAGGATGAAGGAGAAGAAGCAGACGAAGGTGGTCATGATAAAAGTGCTAAATCTGAGAAATGTGAAGCTTCGAATGTTGATTGTTCGAACAAAGACCCTATTGTTGAGCACCCTGATGATGAAGATAATGGTACTTCGGTCCTTCCTTTTAGACCATTTGAGCGTAGTTCAAAATTGTAGTAGGGGCTTAGGCGCATCCGTGTTTGGTACTGTTTATCGTTAATGACTTGTTGATTGCTGTTTTCATCTGGCAGAGAAGCAGAGGGAAAATAAATCCCGTAGGGCCAATTATAACAAGGTCCAACGAGCAGAACCTCATAGTCGGATTTTTAGTTTCCAAAAAGTAACATATGGGGGTGTAGATGGAACATATTACACTGCTACAACATCGAGAAGGAAGGGAAATGATGGGGTGAGTTAATTTAACGTTTATTCATGGGGTAATAGTATATGATAGTATGTTATATGctttttttttgttctttttctttTGGTTAAATCTATATGTTATCTTTTACTTTTATAGCAGCATGATAAGAATGAAATAGATTTATCTCATAGTTAATTTTGTTGTTTCTTTCTGAAAAATAGGCGTTGTTGGAGGAAAGCAAGGAAGCTGATAAAACAACTGGTCAGGCCACACATAGGATCTCTAGAGGATTACATGATAGGGTAAAACTCTCGACTGATCCTTTAGGTACTAAATATATGTGTATAATGAAAGCATGGACTATTTGATTCTTAGTATCATTTAAAAACTGAGGCCTACATTCTCTTTTGTGTTTACTCGTGTACATGTAATATCAATAATGAAACTTATGAATCCCTGTAGAGAACTTTATTGTCCAAGCTTATAATTTTATGTGATTCGAGTATCTAGCTACATGAACTGCACTAGAACTCCTTTCAAATATGCAAGAATAAACAATGTTCGTT from Apium graveolens cultivar Ventura chromosome 5, ASM990537v1, whole genome shotgun sequence includes the following:
- the LOC141724165 gene encoding uncharacterized protein LOC141724165; the protein is MQRNRENSDDEMKAGNLFDDFRDRTSTMPSIFGGRDPFDDPFTRPFGSISGSGMFNSSGPFGSSSQVSEMKGPVIEELFSEDEGEEADEGGHDKSAKSEKCEASNVDCSNKDPIVEHPDDEDNEKQRENKSRRANYNKVQRAEPHSRIFSFQKVTYGGVDGTYYTATTSRRKGNDGALLEESKEADKTTGQATHRISRGLHDRGHSVLRKIDSDGKVDTVQTLHNLEEDELTGFEDAWRGNVQRHFPGWSDGSKYFEDAGASGSHQITQAGWGAMGFPFGNNTEETGRMRPNIETKKDQSRGKTKKVVRINIE